One genomic segment of Mycolicibacterium chubuense NBB4 includes these proteins:
- the idi gene encoding isopentenyl-diphosphate Delta-isomerase: MQSVNIPEMVVLLDDDGRTIGSAPKSQVHHSSTPLHLAFSCYLFDEAGRVLLTRRALHKRTFPGIWTNSCCGHPAPGESMHDAVVRRVREELGVGVDDLRCVLPDFRYYAVATDGVVENELCPVFCARAVGTVRPAPDEIMDHAWVPWEQLRAAAGFGWAISPWAAEQVPLLDAAGVAQPV; this comes from the coding sequence ATGCAGTCCGTCAACATCCCCGAGATGGTGGTCCTGCTCGACGACGACGGCCGAACCATCGGCTCGGCGCCCAAGTCGCAGGTCCACCACTCGTCCACTCCCCTGCACCTGGCGTTCTCCTGCTACCTGTTCGACGAGGCGGGCCGGGTCCTGCTGACCCGGCGCGCGCTGCACAAACGCACCTTCCCCGGCATCTGGACGAACTCGTGCTGCGGACACCCCGCGCCCGGTGAGTCGATGCACGACGCGGTCGTGCGGCGGGTGCGCGAGGAACTCGGCGTCGGCGTCGACGACCTGCGGTGCGTCCTGCCCGACTTCCGCTACTACGCGGTGGCCACCGACGGGGTGGTGGAGAACGAGCTGTGCCCGGTGTTCTGCGCGCGGGCGGTCGGCACGGTGCGTCCGGCGCCCGACGAGATCATGGACCACGCGTGGGTCCCGTGGGAGCAGCTGCGGGCCGCCGCCGGCTTCGGCTGGGCGATCAGCCCCTGGGCCGCCGAGCAGGTCCCGCTGCTCGACGCGGCGGGCGTGGCGCAGCCCGTCTAG